From Watersipora subatra chromosome 8, tzWatSuba1.1, whole genome shotgun sequence, a single genomic window includes:
- the LOC137402159 gene encoding replication factor C subunit 3-like isoform X1, whose amino-acid sequence MSNKLWVDKHRPTLLNQMTYHEAQAKQLIALKQGSDFPHLLFYGPSGAGKKTRAMAFLREIYGAVSINKLRFENMELTAPSGAKIKLRAIATNYHIDVTPSDCGFHDRVVIQEVIKNLASTTRLGADSTGAKKFKVVIMNDVDRLTKDAQHALRRTMEKYVSSCRIILICTSTSKVIQAIRSRCLPIRVAAPTDEQVLNSLMQVAKAEGISLPARLASRITEKSDRSMRRALLMLQACFVSQNPLRDEQEVHDLDWKQYLCETAKLMLEEYNNERLIKIRERLYELQIHLIPSSIIIMTLVDEIVKSLPSCLKSEVIRLAANSEHTLQLGSKDIFHLERFVVQFMFLHQQYNERGVIEQLDFSSDMDMD is encoded by the exons atgtCTAACAAACTATGGGTAGACAAACATCGCCCGACACTACTGAATCAAATGACATACCATGAAGCTCAAGCCAAACAGCTCATTGCATTG aaGCAAGGTTCAGACTTTCCTCACCTTCTGTTTTATGGACCAAGTGGGGCTGGCAAAAAGACCCGGGCGATGGCTTTTCTCAGGGAGATTTACGGTGCTGTGTCAATCAATAAGCTCAGATTTGAGAACATGGAGCTAACTGCGCCTTCAGGCGCTAAGATCAAGCTGAGGGCCATCGCTACAAACTATCATATCGATGTCACACCGAG TGACTGTGGATTCCATGATAGAGTTGTAATACAGGAAGTCATCAAGAATCTTGCTTCCACCACGAGACTTGGTGCTGACAGTACAGGAGCTAAAAAATTCAAAG TCGTGATTATGAATGATGTCGATCGACTGACAAAAGATGCTCAGCATGCGCTTCGACGCACTATGGAAAAATATGTCAGTTCCTGTCGTATTATTCTCATCTGCACGAGCACAAGCAAGGTTATACAGGCAATCAGAAGCAGGTGTCTGCCCATTCGTGTTGCTGCCCCTACTGATGAACAG GTGCTGAACTCCTTAATGCAGGTAGCAAAGGCTGAAGGCATATCTTTACCTGCAAGACTCGCTTCACGCATCACAGAGAAATCTGACCGTAGTATGCGGAGAGCTTTGCTTATGCTTCAAGCATGTTTTGTTTCTCA GAATCCATTGAGGGATGAACAGGAAGTTCATGACCTCGACTGGAAGCAGTATCTGTGTGAGACAGCAAAGCTCATGCTCGAGGAGTATAACAATGAAAG ATTGATAAAGATCCGAGAGAGGCTGTATGAACTGCAGATTCATTTGATTCCTTCGTCTATCATCATTATG ACTTTAGTTGATGAGATTGTCAAGTCACTTCCGTCGTGTCTGAAGTCAGAGGTTATCAGGTTGGCAGCGAACAGCGAGCATACGCTTCAACTTGGCTCGAAGGATATTTTCCACTTGGAAAGATTCGTAGTACAGTTCATGTTCTTGCATCAGCAGTACAATGAGAGAGGAGTCATCGAACAACTAGACTTTAGCTCCGATATGGATATGGACTAA